The segment AGTTGGTCGCGCAATTTGTGCAGGTGCAAAACATCCGACGCGGCATAGTCAATCTGCGCTTTGCTCAGCTTGTCAGCGCCCCAGTCGCTGGATTGCTGCTGTTTGGAAATGTCGACACTGAGCAGTTCTTGCAACAGCTTCGCCAACCCGTGACGGTCCGTATAGGTGCGCACCAGACGGCTGGCAATTTTGGTGCAATAGACCGGTGCGGTGGTGGCCCCAAAAGCGTTCAGCATCGCGGCAATGTCAAACCGGCCGTAGTGAAACAGTTTGAGCACCTTGGCATCTTCCAGCAAGCGGCAGAGGTTCGGTGCTTCTGTCTGGCCTTTGGCGATTTGTACCAGATGGGCGTTCCCGTCCCCACTCGACAGCTGTACAACGCACAGACGGTCGCGGTGCGGATGCAGGCCCATCGTTTCGCAATCAATGGCAACCGTGTCGCCCAGATCAAGGTCATCGGGCAGATCGCC is part of the Sulfitobacter geojensis genome and harbors:
- a CDS encoding ribonuclease D encodes the protein MTNYLYQGDLPDDLDLGDTVAIDCETMGLHPHRDRLCVVQLSSGDGNAHLVQIAKGQTEAPNLCRLLEDAKVLKLFHYGRFDIAAMLNAFGATTAPVYCTKIASRLVRTYTDRHGLAKLLQELLSVDISKQQQSSDWGADKLSKAQIDYAASDVLHLHKLRDQLNEMLIREGRMDVAQACYDFLPTRAKLDLLGWPDTDIFAHA